From Rudanella lutea DSM 19387, a single genomic window includes:
- a CDS encoding nucleotide sugar dehydrogenase — protein sequence MHLSPPPHIGIIGLGYVGLPLAAAFGRQYPVVGFDSNPARIAELRSGHDRTHSFTPDQLAEATHLTLTADPVQLQPCSVYIMTVPSPIDAHRQPDLTPILTATRTVGQLLKPGDVVVYESTVFPGCTEEECVPILEQLSGLRFNVDFFCGYSPERINPGDQQHTLQNIRKITSGSTPATARFVDQLYASIIPAGTYLAPSIRVAEAAKVIENCQRDINIAFINELALIFDRMGLDTQAVLEAARTKWNFLPFRPGLVGGHCIGVDPYYLTYKAESLGYHPQVILAGRRINDNMGAFVAGKVVKLLTRNGYAINGARALILGITFKENCADIRNSRVLDVIQELNEFGVLTDIYDPLADPDEVQAMYGLSLLPSLDGQGSYDAVVLTVAHDVFTESAFQDRVRALGKIVYDVKGCLRDGLADGRL from the coding sequence ATGCACCTTTCCCCTCCACCCCATATTGGCATTATTGGCTTAGGTTACGTGGGTCTGCCTCTGGCAGCCGCGTTTGGCAGACAGTACCCGGTTGTGGGTTTCGACAGCAACCCGGCCCGTATTGCCGAGCTCCGGTCGGGACACGACCGAACCCACAGCTTCACCCCAGACCAGTTGGCCGAGGCTACACACCTGACCCTGACTGCCGACCCGGTTCAGTTGCAGCCTTGCTCGGTGTACATCATGACGGTGCCATCGCCCATCGACGCCCACCGCCAACCCGACCTGACACCAATTCTGACGGCTACCCGAACCGTGGGGCAATTGCTTAAACCGGGCGATGTGGTCGTGTATGAATCAACGGTTTTCCCGGGATGTACCGAAGAGGAATGCGTTCCGATTCTGGAACAGCTTTCGGGATTACGCTTCAACGTCGACTTTTTCTGCGGCTACTCCCCCGAACGTATCAACCCCGGCGATCAACAGCACACGCTTCAGAACATCCGCAAGATTACGTCGGGATCTACGCCCGCTACCGCCCGGTTCGTCGATCAACTGTATGCGTCCATTATTCCGGCGGGCACCTATTTGGCCCCCTCTATCCGGGTTGCCGAGGCCGCCAAAGTGATTGAAAATTGTCAGCGCGACATCAACATTGCGTTTATCAACGAGTTGGCTCTCATTTTCGACCGGATGGGCCTCGACACGCAAGCCGTGCTCGAAGCGGCCCGCACTAAATGGAATTTTCTGCCGTTCCGACCGGGGCTCGTGGGTGGGCACTGTATTGGCGTAGACCCGTACTACCTCACCTACAAGGCCGAATCGCTGGGTTACCACCCGCAGGTGATACTGGCCGGCCGGCGCATCAACGACAATATGGGCGCGTTTGTGGCGGGCAAAGTAGTCAAACTTCTCACCCGCAACGGCTACGCTATCAACGGGGCAAGAGCCCTGATTCTGGGCATAACGTTTAAGGAAAATTGCGCTGATATTCGCAATTCACGGGTACTCGATGTCATTCAGGAATTGAATGAGTTTGGCGTTCTGACCGATATATACGACCCCCTTGCCGACCCGGATGAAGTACAGGCTATGTACGGACTGTCGTTGCTGCCGTCGCTCGACGGGCAGGGCAGTTACGATGCCGTGGTGCTCACCGTCGCGCACGACGTTTTCACGGAGTCTGCCTTTCAGGATCGGGTGCGGGCCTTAGGCAAAATTGTGTACGATGTGAAAGGATGCCTCCGCGACGGCCTGGCCGATGGGCGGCTTTGA
- a CDS encoding SDR family oxidoreductase, with the protein MLSGFRFLVTGGAGFIGSHLVDTLLAQGAELVRVLDDLSNGSRANLSAHVNNSRFELIEGSITDPTVCEWACAHITHIAHQAALGSVPRSLREPERFMEVNVGGFTNLLEAARKAGVRRVVYASSSSVYGDNETLPKQEERTGRALSPYALSKQINEHQADLWGRVYGLETVGLRYFNVFGLRQRPDGPYAAVIPRLLRAARQTEAPVFFGDGQQSRDFTHVDNVVQANLLALTTANPEAPGQVFNVATGRQISLNDAWAVIRKQVGHSLDPTYAAARPGDIRHSLADITKARTLLGYEPTVDFESGIRRFFLS; encoded by the coding sequence ATGCTATCAGGATTTCGTTTTCTGGTTACAGGTGGGGCGGGATTTATCGGCTCGCACTTAGTTGATACCTTGCTGGCTCAAGGGGCCGAATTGGTACGGGTGCTCGACGATCTGAGCAACGGCAGCCGGGCCAATCTGAGTGCACACGTAAACAATTCCCGTTTCGAACTGATAGAGGGCAGTATTACCGATCCGACCGTATGCGAGTGGGCCTGTGCCCACATCACCCACATAGCGCATCAGGCCGCGCTGGGGTCGGTGCCCCGGTCGCTGAGGGAGCCGGAACGGTTTATGGAGGTCAATGTGGGAGGATTTACCAACCTGCTCGAAGCGGCCCGGAAAGCAGGGGTGCGTCGGGTGGTGTACGCTTCGTCGAGTTCGGTGTATGGCGACAATGAGACACTACCCAAGCAGGAGGAACGCACGGGCCGGGCGCTATCGCCGTATGCGCTCAGTAAGCAGATCAACGAGCACCAAGCCGACCTTTGGGGGCGTGTGTACGGCCTGGAAACCGTAGGGCTGCGGTATTTCAACGTATTTGGGCTCCGCCAACGACCCGATGGGCCCTATGCCGCCGTAATTCCTCGTTTGCTCCGGGCGGCCCGGCAAACCGAAGCGCCCGTTTTTTTTGGCGATGGGCAACAAAGCCGCGACTTTACGCATGTGGACAATGTGGTACAGGCTAACCTACTCGCTTTGACCACCGCCAATCCCGAGGCCCCTGGGCAGGTGTTCAACGTGGCCACAGGTAGGCAAATTTCACTCAACGATGCCTGGGCAGTTATCCGAAAGCAGGTCGGTCATTCCCTCGACCCGACGTACGCAGCCGCCCGGCCCGGCGATATTCGGCACAGTCTGGCCGATATCACCAAAGCCCGGACGCTGCTCGGTTACGAACCAACAGTTGATTTTGAAAGCGGCATTCGTCGGTTCTTTTTAAGCTAA
- a CDS encoding 3-hydroxyacyl-CoA dehydrogenase, producing the protein MNFTNKTALVTGGASGLGEATLRLFHQQGANVVILDLNTERGEALATELGERARFIRTNVADEADVQAAVDLALNTFGALHMAVNCAGIAEARKTLGKVDGVYAPHSLDVFRNVINVNLIGTFNVIRLAAFAMERNEPNDEGERGVIINTASVAAYDGQMGQAAYSASKGGIVGMTLPIARDLSRSGIRVMTIAPGLFETPLLMGLPEEARISLGQQVPFPSRLGRPAEYALLAKSIVENPMLNGEVIRLDGAIRMGPK; encoded by the coding sequence ATGAACTTCACCAACAAAACGGCCCTCGTTACAGGGGGCGCTTCGGGTCTCGGCGAGGCCACCTTGCGTCTGTTTCACCAACAGGGCGCCAATGTCGTTATTCTGGATCTGAACACCGAACGGGGCGAGGCTCTGGCAACGGAACTCGGGGAGCGGGCGCGTTTTATCCGTACCAACGTGGCCGATGAAGCGGATGTACAGGCCGCTGTTGATCTGGCTCTGAATACCTTCGGAGCACTCCACATGGCGGTCAACTGCGCGGGCATTGCCGAGGCCCGCAAAACACTCGGTAAGGTCGATGGTGTGTACGCACCCCACTCGCTTGATGTGTTTCGGAATGTAATCAACGTGAATTTGATTGGTACGTTCAATGTGATCCGACTGGCGGCTTTTGCGATGGAACGCAACGAGCCGAACGATGAAGGTGAGCGGGGCGTAATTATCAATACGGCCTCGGTAGCGGCCTACGACGGCCAAATGGGGCAGGCAGCCTACTCCGCGTCGAAAGGAGGCATTGTGGGAATGACCTTGCCCATTGCCCGTGATTTGTCGCGGTCGGGCATTCGGGTGATGACCATTGCACCGGGCCTGTTTGAAACCCCCCTGCTGATGGGGTTGCCCGAAGAGGCCCGGATTTCACTGGGTCAGCAAGTACCTTTCCCGTCGCGGTTGGGTCGACCGGCTGAGTACGCATTGCTGGCGAAAAGCATCGTGGAAAATCCCATGCTCAACGGCGAGGTAATCCGGCTCGATGGGGCCATCCGAATGGGCCCCAAATAG
- a CDS encoding FAD-dependent oxidoreductase: protein MKRILPLLLFVLFSLPGLAQTYDICVYGGNSAGVMAAVAAKRAGKSVILIEPGKHLGGLTAGGLGATDIGNKFAITGLSRDFYRRIGQHYGKFEQWTFEPHVAENLFKQYLREARIEPLMAYRIIGAQKQGNRLVSITVEPSTSAKGQTRTISARQFLDCTYEGDLMAQAGVSFTVGREPNRQYGETWNGVQYLDKHQFPDGVDPYVIPGKPESGLIYGVSTAKLAPNGTGDAAVQAYNYRMCLTDDPTNRVPITRPEGYDSTRYELLLRQIKASSKVPDVLTWNLMHFVPMPNRKTDINNCGGMSTDMIGANFEYPTASYARREAIIREHEQYTKGFFYFIGHDPRMPKHLRDEMLQWGYPKDEYTDNGHFSHQLYVREARRMVGEYVMTQANCEGKTTVTDGVGMAAYTMDSHNCQRVVVEKDGRMMVKNEGDVQVGGFPPYPVSYRSLVPKRTEVQNLLVPVCLSASHIAYGSIRMEPVFMVLAQSAAVAACQAIDEQRPVQDIDIKKLQARLATDPLLSGQAAEVLIDNDDADRVTRSGTWERTTKGGKYGTSMLVSQRDASARVTFRATNARSGRYKVYLYNPLLQGGGGNPDQVGRQSDKANRVMVLLSDGKTEKRLTVDQQVQNNDWISLGEHTLNGPPALTITTVGNAAPVVADAVLFVPIN from the coding sequence ATGAAACGCATCCTGCCCCTTCTCCTTTTTGTTCTTTTTTCCCTTCCCGGCCTTGCCCAAACCTACGACATCTGCGTGTACGGTGGCAACTCGGCAGGGGTGATGGCGGCCGTAGCCGCCAAACGCGCCGGTAAATCGGTTATTCTGATCGAGCCCGGCAAGCATCTCGGCGGGCTTACGGCCGGCGGTCTCGGCGCTACCGATATTGGCAATAAATTCGCTATTACAGGGCTCTCGCGCGACTTCTATCGGCGCATTGGTCAGCACTACGGTAAGTTTGAGCAATGGACGTTTGAGCCGCACGTGGCCGAAAATCTGTTCAAACAGTACCTGCGCGAGGCCCGGATTGAGCCGCTGATGGCGTACCGCATTATAGGGGCCCAGAAGCAGGGTAATCGGTTGGTGTCGATCACCGTTGAACCCTCCACGTCGGCTAAGGGTCAGACTCGAACCATCTCGGCCCGGCAGTTTCTGGATTGCACCTACGAGGGCGACCTGATGGCACAGGCAGGTGTCTCGTTTACGGTTGGGCGCGAACCCAACCGCCAATACGGCGAAACCTGGAACGGGGTGCAGTATCTCGACAAGCATCAGTTTCCCGATGGCGTAGACCCCTACGTGATTCCGGGTAAGCCCGAAAGTGGCCTGATTTACGGAGTGAGTACCGCCAAACTAGCCCCCAATGGTACGGGCGATGCGGCCGTACAGGCGTACAACTACCGCATGTGCCTGACCGACGACCCCACCAACCGGGTGCCCATTACCCGCCCCGAGGGCTACGATTCGACCCGTTACGAGCTGCTGCTCCGGCAAATAAAGGCCAGCTCAAAGGTGCCCGATGTACTCACCTGGAACCTGATGCACTTTGTGCCGATGCCCAACCGCAAAACGGACATCAACAACTGCGGGGGCATGTCGACGGATATGATCGGGGCCAATTTTGAATACCCAACTGCCAGCTATGCGCGTCGGGAGGCTATTATCCGCGAGCATGAGCAATACACCAAGGGGTTCTTTTACTTTATCGGGCACGACCCCCGGATGCCCAAACACCTGCGGGACGAGATGCTGCAATGGGGCTACCCCAAGGACGAATACACCGACAACGGACATTTTTCGCATCAGCTGTATGTGCGGGAGGCCCGCCGGATGGTAGGCGAGTACGTGATGACGCAGGCCAACTGCGAGGGTAAAACCACTGTGACCGATGGCGTCGGGATGGCCGCTTACACCATGGATTCGCATAATTGCCAGCGTGTTGTGGTTGAAAAAGACGGCCGGATGATGGTCAAGAATGAAGGCGACGTACAGGTGGGGGGCTTTCCGCCGTACCCGGTTAGCTACCGCTCGTTGGTGCCCAAACGCACAGAGGTACAGAATCTGCTGGTGCCGGTATGCCTGTCGGCCAGTCACATTGCCTACGGCTCAATTCGAATGGAGCCCGTGTTTATGGTATTGGCCCAGTCGGCGGCAGTGGCGGCCTGCCAGGCCATTGACGAGCAACGCCCCGTGCAGGACATCGACATCAAAAAACTACAGGCCCGGCTTGCTACCGATCCCCTGCTCAGCGGACAGGCGGCCGAGGTGTTGATCGACAACGACGATGCCGACCGCGTAACCCGCTCGGGCACCTGGGAGCGTACCACCAAAGGCGGCAAATACGGCACATCGATGCTGGTGAGTCAGCGTGACGCATCGGCGCGGGTTACATTTCGGGCTACAAATGCGCGGTCGGGCCGTTACAAAGTGTACCTGTACAATCCACTATTGCAGGGTGGGGGTGGTAACCCCGATCAGGTAGGGCGGCAGTCGGACAAAGCTAACCGCGTGATGGTGCTGCTTTCGGATGGCAAAACCGAGAAACGACTCACGGTGGATCAGCAGGTGCAAAATAATGACTGGATTAGCCTGGGCGAGCATACGCTCAATGGCCCGCCCGCGCTGACCATCACGACGGTGGGTAATGCCGCCCCGGTGGTGGCCGATGCGGTGCTGTTTGTGCCGATTAACTAA
- a CDS encoding YjjG family noncanonical pyrimidine nucleotidase, protein MYKHLFFDLDHTLWDFDRNSAESIAELYERHRLHELGIESVDQFSDAFIRINRQLWRSFDLNELTHSYIREHRFPLVFQELGVTDTSCCAELNMGYLSLLPRKAHLTEAARDLLDYLTDRYEMHIITNGFDEIQAVKLASSEIAHYFTHVVTNEKAGGYKKPDSRIFEYALRVARADVAESLMIGDNYEADIRGAQTVGLDTVFYNPKGEVVDVVPTHDIRHWRELMEIL, encoded by the coding sequence ATGTACAAACATCTCTTTTTTGATCTCGACCACACGCTGTGGGACTTTGATCGCAACTCGGCTGAGTCGATTGCGGAGTTGTACGAGCGGCATCGTCTGCACGAACTGGGGATCGAATCCGTCGATCAGTTCAGCGATGCCTTTATCCGGATCAACCGGCAGCTTTGGCGCTCGTTTGATTTGAACGAACTGACCCACTCGTACATTCGTGAACACCGGTTTCCGCTTGTTTTTCAGGAGCTGGGTGTGACAGATACGTCGTGCTGTGCCGAACTGAATATGGGCTATCTGAGTCTGTTGCCCCGCAAGGCGCATTTGACCGAGGCTGCCCGTGACCTGCTCGATTACCTGACCGACCGGTACGAAATGCACATTATCACCAATGGGTTTGATGAAATTCAGGCTGTGAAGCTGGCGAGCTCAGAAATTGCCCATTATTTCACCCATGTAGTCACAAATGAGAAGGCCGGTGGGTATAAAAAGCCCGACTCGCGCATATTTGAGTATGCCCTGCGTGTAGCCCGTGCCGATGTGGCCGAAAGCCTCATGATTGGCGATAATTACGAAGCCGACATTCGCGGTGCCCAAACGGTTGGTTTAGATACGGTTTTCTACAACCCCAAAGGCGAAGTGGTCGATGTGGTGCCCACGCACGACATCCGGCACTGGCGCGAGTTGATGGAGATTTTGTAA
- a CDS encoding (2Fe-2S) ferredoxin domain-containing protein: MKFKKHVFICTNQKDAPKKSCGTEHGLALVEAFKQELTARGLQKEIRAQRAGCLDACAFGPALVVYPEGTYYGNVQIADVPELVEKHLVGNEVVERLELKF; the protein is encoded by the coding sequence ATGAAGTTCAAAAAACACGTTTTCATCTGCACAAACCAGAAAGACGCCCCCAAGAAAAGCTGCGGAACCGAACACGGTCTCGCATTGGTCGAAGCCTTTAAACAGGAACTGACGGCCCGGGGTCTGCAAAAAGAAATCCGGGCACAACGCGCCGGTTGCCTCGACGCCTGTGCCTTTGGCCCCGCGCTGGTGGTGTATCCTGAAGGAACCTACTACGGTAATGTTCAAATCGCCGACGTACCCGAGTTGGTAGAAAAACACCTCGTCGGCAACGAAGTGGTAGAGCGGCTTGAGCTGAAATTTTAG
- a CDS encoding tetratricopeptide repeat protein gives MLVATGSGWAQSQLFPEFNYDRRGDKAYVDSLLKVGHQRLRQAQQAPRSPQNDTLHLESIRFITRVFKQLRTAERDSSYVYALRLSAQARQYSNNLYQVYGLIQEEYYLRMVRNDFLTALSLDQKASALCEKQRPDVYPIWHIHMNMGDIYLLMKEYDNALYNYQQAFRLMPKYRLLSKRNQRLIYSQLTTQIGEVYEALGRYDQARKQYETSRQIAFETNSQTNIAYADERLGDFLISRKQYPEAVKVYQEALKIWNQLNDEGGKASVWARLAEGYFYTNRLPEAIQLGEQALVLARKRGNARIQQIASSALYQAYRASGQYERALAMNEINVALRDSLANQKQVEEMMVLQRQFETKTLRAEAARSRFEQQARIATLNRNIERQNLLRAVLLGGLVMLLAFVGVLYRRNRLIRQQRQQIEQLNVGLEDKVRRRTIELERANEQLRAKNREIEEALLRGQTLERKRVAADLHDNLGGLISAIRLSLSALNPGHLSEREQQVYKNLQHMTKEAYAEVRHLSHNLQPEELEKQGLGHALSRLGDKLNQNQLIRFSIDTEQLPRLNKATEFHLYSICLELCNNILKHSGATEACIQFRKYGEQLNMIVKDNGRGMETVLPVTQQHSQAQMNGMGLPNIQARTDAMKGRLEIYSEVGEGTTFFFILPLSATFAEASQETTS, from the coding sequence ATGCTCGTTGCAACTGGCAGCGGGTGGGCCCAATCGCAGCTATTTCCCGAATTCAACTACGACCGCCGGGGCGATAAAGCCTATGTAGATAGTCTGCTGAAAGTGGGTCACCAGCGGCTCCGGCAGGCACAACAAGCGCCCCGATCTCCCCAAAATGACACCCTCCACCTGGAGTCTATTCGGTTTATAACCCGGGTGTTCAAACAACTGCGTACGGCCGAGCGCGACAGCAGCTATGTGTACGCGCTGCGGCTGTCGGCGCAGGCTCGTCAATACAGCAATAATTTGTATCAGGTGTATGGGCTTATTCAGGAGGAGTATTACCTCCGCATGGTTCGTAACGACTTTCTGACGGCCCTTTCACTCGATCAGAAAGCATCGGCGCTGTGCGAGAAGCAACGGCCCGACGTGTACCCCATCTGGCACATCCACATGAACATGGGCGACATTTATCTGCTCATGAAAGAGTACGACAACGCGCTGTACAATTATCAGCAGGCGTTTCGGCTGATGCCCAAATACAGGCTGCTTTCTAAACGCAATCAGCGCCTTATCTATTCACAGTTGACCACGCAGATTGGCGAAGTGTACGAAGCGCTTGGGCGATACGATCAGGCCCGGAAACAGTACGAAACCTCCCGTCAGATTGCGTTTGAGACCAATAGCCAAACCAATATTGCCTATGCCGACGAGCGCCTGGGTGATTTCCTGATCAGCCGCAAGCAATATCCTGAAGCGGTAAAGGTGTATCAGGAAGCCCTGAAGATCTGGAATCAGCTGAACGACGAGGGTGGTAAGGCGTCGGTCTGGGCGCGGCTCGCCGAAGGCTATTTCTACACCAATCGGTTGCCGGAGGCCATTCAGCTGGGCGAGCAGGCACTGGTACTGGCCCGCAAACGCGGCAACGCCCGGATCCAGCAAATTGCTTCGTCGGCCTTGTATCAGGCCTATCGGGCGAGTGGGCAGTACGAGCGCGCACTGGCCATGAACGAGATCAATGTGGCTCTCCGCGACTCGCTGGCCAACCAGAAGCAGGTGGAGGAAATGATGGTGCTGCAGCGGCAGTTTGAAACCAAAACCCTGCGGGCCGAAGCCGCCCGGAGCCGGTTTGAGCAGCAGGCTCGTATTGCCACGCTCAACCGCAACATCGAACGGCAAAACCTGCTGCGGGCTGTTTTGCTGGGCGGTCTGGTAATGCTGCTGGCGTTTGTGGGTGTGCTTTACCGGCGCAACCGCCTGATTCGGCAGCAACGACAGCAGATTGAACAGCTCAATGTGGGTCTGGAAGATAAAGTTCGGCGCCGGACGATCGAGCTCGAACGGGCCAACGAGCAGCTCCGGGCCAAAAACCGGGAAATTGAGGAGGCTTTGCTCCGTGGGCAGACGCTCGAACGCAAGCGCGTAGCCGCCGATCTGCACGATAACCTCGGGGGGCTGATTTCGGCCATTCGCTTGAGCTTGTCGGCGCTGAATCCGGGGCATCTTTCGGAGCGGGAGCAGCAGGTCTACAAAAACCTGCAGCACATGACCAAAGAGGCTTATGCTGAGGTGCGGCACCTGTCGCACAATCTGCAACCCGAAGAGCTGGAAAAGCAAGGGCTGGGCCATGCCCTCAGTCGCCTGGGCGATAAGCTCAACCAGAATCAACTGATTCGGTTTTCGATTGATACCGAGCAACTTCCCCGGTTGAACAAGGCTACCGAGTTTCATTTGTACTCGATCTGCCTTGAACTGTGCAACAACATCCTGAAGCACTCGGGGGCCACCGAGGCCTGTATTCAGTTCCGAAAGTACGGGGAGCAGCTCAACATGATTGTGAAAGATAATGGCCGGGGTATGGAAACGGTATTGCCGGTTACCCAGCAACACAGTCAGGCGCAGATGAATGGCATGGGGCTGCCCAACATACAAGCCCGTACCGACGCCATGAAGGGCCGTCTGGAGATTTACTCAGAAGTAGGAGAAGGCACAACGTTCTTCTTTATCTTGCCGCTGTCCGCTACCTTCGCGGAAGCATCGCAAGAAACAACTTCATGA
- the aroC gene encoding chorismate synthase: protein MSSTYGTLFKITTFGESHGPALGVTIDGCPAGLRFDTDFIQQELDRRKPGQSRITTQRREADEFEVLSGVFEGVTQGTPIALVIRNTDQRSKDYGHIAGQFRPSHADYTYIAKYGTRDYRGGGRSSARETAARVAAGAVAKMLLQSLGVRVQAYVSAVGTMKLETPYQSLNLATAEENAVRCPDPAMAEQMFTYIDEIRKKGDSIGGVVSCVVTGVPAGWGEPVFDKLHAELGKAMLSINAVKGFEYGSGFAGAEWTGSAHNDAMYTDADGRVRTRTNFSGGIQGGISNGEDIYFRVAFKPVATIMQDQESVDVNGDPVTVSGKGRHDPCVVPRAVPIVEAMAALVLADMWLRSCNAHL from the coding sequence ATGAGTAGTACCTACGGAACCCTCTTCAAAATAACCACCTTCGGCGAATCGCACGGCCCGGCTTTGGGCGTCACTATCGACGGTTGCCCGGCTGGCCTTCGTTTCGACACCGACTTTATCCAGCAGGAACTGGATCGGCGGAAACCGGGACAGTCGCGTATCACAACCCAACGGCGTGAGGCCGATGAGTTTGAGGTGCTGTCGGGGGTTTTTGAGGGTGTCACGCAGGGAACGCCTATCGCACTCGTGATTCGGAATACCGATCAGCGCAGTAAAGACTACGGCCATATTGCCGGACAGTTTCGGCCTTCGCACGCTGATTACACATACATAGCCAAATACGGCACCCGCGATTACCGGGGCGGAGGGCGCTCATCGGCCCGCGAAACGGCGGCCCGCGTGGCGGCCGGAGCTGTTGCCAAAATGTTGCTTCAGTCTCTCGGGGTGAGGGTACAGGCCTACGTCTCGGCCGTGGGGACCATGAAGCTCGAAACCCCTTACCAATCGCTGAATCTGGCAACGGCCGAAGAAAACGCCGTACGCTGCCCCGACCCGGCAATGGCCGAGCAGATGTTTACGTACATCGACGAAATTCGAAAAAAAGGCGACTCAATCGGGGGCGTGGTTAGCTGCGTGGTTACGGGGGTGCCCGCCGGCTGGGGGGAGCCCGTTTTTGACAAATTACATGCTGAACTTGGTAAAGCCATGCTGAGTATCAATGCCGTAAAAGGCTTTGAGTACGGCAGTGGCTTTGCCGGAGCTGAATGGACGGGCTCTGCGCACAACGACGCTATGTACACCGATGCCGACGGCCGCGTGCGTACCCGGACCAACTTTTCGGGGGGCATTCAGGGGGGCATCAGCAATGGGGAGGATATTTATTTCCGCGTGGCATTTAAGCCGGTTGCCACAATCATGCAGGACCAGGAAAGCGTAGATGTAAACGGAGATCCCGTTACCGTATCGGGCAAAGGGCGGCACGACCCCTGCGTAGTGCCCCGTGCGGTGCCCATTGTCGAAGCAATGGCTGCTCTCGTCCTGGCTGATATGTGGCTAAGAAGCTGCAATGCACACCTTTAA
- a CDS encoding BatD family protein — protein MKIRIFAKFLVLFFCAVAGLNAQQIDNVPVIELGTPTFSIDRPYTISVLVRNSDSRPVIAFPDIAGLTKRGTATSISTSESEGQTVVSQVITQTYMAVQSGTIRVPPFSITVNGVTARSEGAVLQVRPANTLPGSSSLSAPLKIPTESGAAFLSLRSSKNQVFVGEGFGVQLSLFVSDSYPFELRFDGVDAQLQTVLKQLRPTNAWEEDAGIRELTGQPVVINGRKFTEYVIFQGTFFPLSAVPIQLPSVSLNLLRVRQSDRLPDPTPSASATATNSEQGTPAARRPQPAPKATETVERVPFITLPLSIVVKPLPAHPLRGQVPVGSYRLVESIDRTKVASGQSTRYTIRVEGTGNIAALQPPLLSNQRALTTVEPISPVTDAGLEALPSSTNQQINRLNGQVTGSKTFGYFLVPRRGGKLPLSSLFGLVYFDPQTARYDTLTPVTVLTVGEGASAAAPALATENGAQANSIDALYAGLNQMDSTQQPLNWVVLARAIANVLLVLMILGMIFVFLRK, from the coding sequence ATGAAAATTAGAATATTCGCCAAATTTCTTGTATTATTTTTTTGTGCGGTCGCGGGGCTAAATGCACAACAAATTGATAATGTACCTGTTATAGAACTTGGAACGCCTACTTTTTCTATAGACCGGCCTTACACAATTTCTGTACTGGTTCGGAACAGCGATTCGCGCCCGGTCATTGCCTTTCCAGACATCGCCGGTCTGACCAAACGGGGCACTGCCACCAGTATCTCAACGAGCGAATCGGAGGGGCAAACGGTGGTGAGTCAGGTAATTACCCAGACTTATATGGCGGTGCAGTCGGGTACAATTCGGGTACCTCCATTTAGTATCACGGTCAACGGAGTAACGGCCCGTTCGGAGGGGGCCGTGTTGCAGGTGCGACCCGCCAACACGCTTCCGGGCAGCAGTAGCCTGTCGGCCCCGCTCAAAATCCCGACCGAAAGCGGGGCGGCCTTTCTGTCGCTCCGGTCTTCTAAAAATCAAGTGTTTGTGGGCGAGGGGTTTGGCGTGCAATTATCCTTGTTTGTATCGGACAGCTACCCGTTTGAGTTACGGTTCGATGGGGTAGATGCCCAACTCCAAACGGTATTGAAACAGCTCCGACCCACCAACGCCTGGGAGGAGGATGCCGGCATTCGGGAGCTGACGGGACAACCCGTGGTTATCAATGGACGCAAGTTTACCGAGTACGTTATTTTTCAGGGTACCTTCTTTCCGTTGTCGGCCGTGCCAATCCAGTTGCCCTCGGTAAGCCTCAATCTCTTACGGGTGCGGCAGAGTGATCGACTACCCGACCCGACCCCGTCGGCTTCGGCAACTGCTACCAATAGCGAGCAGGGAACCCCGGCCGCCCGGCGCCCTCAACCAGCTCCGAAGGCCACTGAAACGGTTGAGCGCGTGCCGTTTATCACCTTGCCTCTCTCGATTGTCGTGAAGCCACTGCCTGCCCATCCGTTGCGGGGGCAGGTGCCGGTGGGCTCGTATCGGTTGGTAGAAAGTATTGACCGGACCAAGGTGGCGAGTGGGCAAAGTACCCGCTATACCATTCGGGTTGAGGGAACGGGAAATATTGCAGCCCTACAACCACCCTTGTTGAGCAATCAGCGGGCTTTGACGACCGTAGAGCCTATATCGCCGGTTACCGATGCGGGCCTGGAAGCGTTGCCTTCCAGCACGAATCAACAGATCAACCGCCTGAACGGGCAGGTAACGGGTAGTAAAACATTCGGGTATTTTCTGGTGCCGCGTCGGGGCGGAAAGCTCCCTCTGTCGAGCCTGTTTGGCCTGGTTTACTTCGATCCGCAAACCGCCCGCTACGATACCCTGACGCCCGTAACGGTGCTGACTGTGGGCGAGGGGGCTTCGGCCGCAGCACCCGCTCTGGCAACCGAAAATGGAGCACAGGCCAATTCGATTGATGCCTTATATGCAGGTCTGAACCAGATGGATAGTACCCAGCAACCCCTCAATTGGGTGGTGCTGGCGCGAGCGATTGCCAATGTTCTTTTGGTGTTGATGATTCTCGGAATGATCTTTGTGTTTTTAAGAAAATAA